The Niallia alba genome includes a window with the following:
- a CDS encoding AAA domain-containing protein: protein MKDKLIHMRDKLNDISKRNRSIRLLKIYNKWSFDLTELDKLSMLSKDKESEKIVEKIISQSKGEITLLKPTLDNEHSMIISKKLTDLSRNMKAIEEESGIHDFYLGYPFLTGTLADGTFFQAPLFLYPIRIEKNNLHAQKWILRIEEGSPQINRTLFLAFKKLNNIDFSEEFFEAASVIAGKQDVDEWRSFLQDHEMKVSFAKQGLTRLKEYRREDIPEKQGISIVEYAVMGNFPQGGSALVKDYDSLIHISEEEDLSLVSELIDPKELDFEEGSNLETEYTQEKIEVLNLLDTDGSQEEILKEARYKKGIVVHGPPGTGKSQVIVNLITDAISQDKRVLVVCQKRAALDVVYQRLDGLSLTNHIALVHDEKNDRKSLYSKIGSVLEQNKVMYEQASHELHSTSKRLETHEKLLNDIAKGLYEYQDFGYRLYDLYGKAASIGEFNQILDLKPMLSEFHKDTLEDIYGNIYTYAEWQERFGDENYALKNRKSFAAFSMKEKVELDELLNDLIKKAKQSSEYLHSLDYKKITPAYTWLIENKLDKIYPDLEDNNKKTLQGLRIWWWTSFSGKTIIEELLEGEKFKGTSSTEWLKIKQSLIMMNHLGKETKKMADEMEKLKEYFDDKYIDSWKNRIADGYIPIQELDKMLEYIYQDFDSLQQMDAYWNQCSEVVKKILTELQTKSSSSESSLPNYWVQLFKYSTFIHWIDKTESKYPEVKKISTNEFNRTRETFAKLVEEKRELANKYLIHQLTQSVDSLLSNYPKAMRDLKYQVGKKSQVWPLRKLVNEFADKGLVGLMPVWLTSPETVSSIFPLKENLFDLVIFDEASQCTVESGIPAVHRGKQVIIAGDEKQLPPFNMFQSSFVNEEDEEEYDTDESQSLLNLAKRRFPEKILQWHYRSKYEELINFSNHAFYNGHVQIAPNVAPLKNPPSISWKKVDGRWLNQSNEVEALEVVRILKESLTKQPDKSVGIITFNAKQQTKILDMIEKNASDDQEFNAVYNQVMAKELDERVFVKNIENVQGDERDIIIFSIGYAKNEEGRIYNRFGMLNQQGGENRLNVAVSRAKEGITVVSSIEPEELNVSNTAQIGPKLLKSYMKYVKAVSNTQIEYIHAVVEEINENVSTHVKEQGLHFDSPFEEQVYKQLRNLGYEVTTQVGMSGYRIDMAIVHPNDSSKYILGIECDGAMYHSTANAKERDIYRQRFLESRGWTIERIWSRNWWKTPSAEIERIDQKVKELLKQEELKKKVKNG from the coding sequence ATGAAAGACAAACTAATACATATGCGGGATAAGTTAAATGATATTAGTAAGAGAAATAGATCGATAAGATTATTAAAGATTTATAACAAGTGGAGTTTTGATTTAACGGAATTGGACAAGTTGTCGATGCTATCCAAAGATAAAGAGAGTGAAAAAATCGTTGAGAAGATTATTAGTCAATCTAAAGGGGAGATAACGTTATTAAAGCCCACTTTAGATAATGAACATTCTATGATTATCTCGAAAAAATTGACTGATTTATCACGAAATATGAAAGCAATTGAAGAGGAATCAGGTATTCATGATTTTTATTTAGGTTATCCCTTTTTAACGGGAACACTCGCTGATGGAACTTTTTTTCAAGCTCCATTGTTTTTGTATCCTATCCGTATTGAAAAAAATAATCTGCATGCACAAAAATGGATTCTTCGTATTGAAGAAGGAAGTCCACAAATTAATCGTACCTTATTTTTGGCATTCAAAAAATTAAATAATATTGATTTCTCAGAGGAATTCTTTGAAGCAGCATCTGTGATAGCAGGTAAGCAGGATGTGGATGAGTGGAGATCCTTTTTACAAGATCATGAAATGAAGGTATCGTTTGCAAAACAAGGATTAACAAGACTAAAAGAATATAGACGTGAAGATATTCCGGAAAAACAAGGGATAAGCATTGTTGAATATGCGGTCATGGGAAATTTCCCGCAAGGTGGATCTGCTTTAGTGAAAGATTATGATTCTCTAATTCATATTTCAGAAGAAGAAGATTTATCTTTAGTCAGTGAACTAATCGATCCTAAAGAATTGGACTTTGAAGAAGGATCGAATTTAGAAACCGAATATACACAGGAGAAAATCGAGGTTTTGAATCTTCTCGACACAGATGGTTCTCAAGAAGAGATTTTAAAAGAAGCTAGATATAAAAAAGGGATTGTGGTGCATGGTCCTCCTGGAACAGGTAAATCGCAAGTGATTGTTAATTTAATCACAGATGCTATAAGTCAGGATAAAAGGGTGCTTGTCGTTTGTCAGAAAAGAGCAGCTCTTGATGTGGTTTATCAGCGGTTAGATGGTCTATCTTTAACTAATCATATAGCTTTAGTACATGATGAGAAAAATGACCGCAAATCATTATATAGCAAAATAGGATCTGTATTAGAACAAAACAAAGTAATGTATGAACAAGCAAGTCATGAATTGCATTCAACTTCCAAACGATTGGAAACGCATGAAAAACTGTTAAACGATATTGCAAAAGGATTATATGAATATCAAGATTTTGGTTATCGTCTTTATGATTTATATGGAAAAGCAGCGTCCATCGGTGAATTTAATCAAATCCTTGATTTAAAGCCAATGTTAAGTGAGTTTCATAAGGATACTTTAGAGGATATATACGGAAATATATACACGTATGCAGAATGGCAAGAACGGTTTGGAGATGAGAATTATGCATTAAAGAACCGTAAATCATTTGCTGCTTTTTCGATGAAAGAGAAAGTAGAACTAGATGAATTGTTGAATGATCTAATCAAAAAAGCAAAGCAATCTTCTGAGTATCTGCATTCATTGGATTATAAGAAAATCACGCCAGCATACACTTGGTTGATTGAAAACAAACTAGACAAAATATACCCGGATTTAGAGGATAATAATAAGAAAACATTACAAGGATTAAGAATTTGGTGGTGGACATCTTTCTCAGGAAAAACCATTATCGAAGAGCTTTTAGAAGGAGAGAAATTCAAAGGAACTAGTTCTACTGAATGGCTTAAAATCAAACAATCACTTATTATGATGAATCATTTAGGGAAAGAAACGAAAAAAATGGCTGATGAGATGGAGAAGCTTAAAGAATATTTTGATGATAAATATATCGATTCGTGGAAAAATAGAATAGCTGATGGGTACATACCAATTCAGGAACTAGATAAAATGTTGGAATATATCTATCAGGATTTTGATAGTTTACAGCAAATGGATGCCTATTGGAATCAGTGTTCAGAGGTAGTCAAAAAAATTCTAACCGAATTACAAACCAAGTCTTCTTCTTCAGAAAGTAGTTTACCTAATTATTGGGTTCAACTATTTAAGTATTCGACTTTTATACATTGGATTGATAAAACAGAAAGTAAGTATCCAGAAGTAAAGAAGATATCGACAAATGAATTTAATCGAACAAGAGAGACATTCGCTAAGTTGGTTGAAGAGAAACGAGAGCTAGCAAATAAGTATTTAATTCACCAATTAACGCAATCCGTAGATTCTTTATTAAGTAATTATCCGAAAGCGATGCGTGACTTAAAATATCAAGTAGGTAAGAAAAGCCAAGTGTGGCCACTAAGAAAACTTGTAAATGAATTTGCAGATAAAGGACTTGTAGGATTAATGCCTGTTTGGCTTACTTCACCAGAAACAGTTTCGTCTATATTCCCATTAAAAGAAAATTTATTTGATCTCGTTATATTTGATGAAGCTTCCCAATGTACGGTAGAAAGTGGTATTCCAGCTGTTCATCGTGGAAAACAAGTTATTATAGCTGGTGATGAGAAACAATTACCGCCATTTAACATGTTCCAATCTTCTTTTGTAAATGAGGAAGACGAAGAGGAATATGATACGGATGAATCCCAAAGTTTATTAAATCTTGCAAAAAGAAGATTCCCAGAGAAAATACTACAATGGCATTATCGTTCTAAGTACGAGGAACTTATTAATTTTTCCAATCATGCTTTTTATAATGGGCATGTGCAAATTGCGCCTAATGTGGCTCCATTAAAAAATCCTCCATCTATCTCATGGAAGAAAGTTGATGGAAGATGGCTCAATCAATCAAACGAAGTAGAAGCATTGGAAGTAGTTCGGATATTAAAAGAATCTTTGACTAAACAACCTGATAAGTCAGTTGGGATTATTACTTTTAATGCGAAGCAGCAGACAAAAATTCTTGACATGATTGAAAAAAATGCATCAGACGATCAAGAATTTAATGCAGTATATAACCAAGTGATGGCTAAAGAGTTAGATGAAAGAGTATTTGTCAAAAACATCGAAAATGTTCAAGGCGATGAAAGAGATATAATCATCTTCTCTATTGGATATGCAAAAAACGAAGAAGGAAGAATCTATAATCGTTTCGGAATGCTTAACCAACAAGGTGGAGAAAATCGACTAAACGTTGCTGTTTCAAGAGCGAAAGAAGGTATTACCGTTGTTTCAAGTATTGAACCAGAAGAACTAAATGTAAGTAATACTGCGCAAATAGGTCCTAAATTACTAAAGTCCTATATGAAATATGTAAAAGCTGTTTCCAATACACAAATAGAATATATACATGCAGTGGTTGAAGAAATTAATGAAAATGTTAGTACGCATGTAAAGGAGCAAGGATTGCATTTTGATTCACCATTTGAAGAACAAGTGTATAAACAGTTAAGAAATTTAGGATATGAAGTAACAACACAAGTAGGGATGTCAGGATATCGAATCGATATGGCCATTGTACATCCAAATGATTCTTCCAAGTATATTCTTGGTATAGAATGTGATGGGGCAATGTACCACAGTACGGCCAATGCAAAGGAAAGAGATATATATCGTCAACGGTTCCTTGAAAGCAGAGGATGGACGATTGAAAGAATCTGGAGCCGAAACTGGTGGAAAACTCCTAGTGCAGAAATAGAGCGGATTGACCAAAAGGTGAAAGAGTTATTGAAACAAGAAGAACTTAAGAAGAAAGTTAAAAATGGATAA
- the nirB gene encoding nitrite reductase large subunit NirB → MKKQLVMIGNGMAGVRTIEEILKRNADLFEITIIGDEPYPNYNRIMLSNVLQGKTTVNDININDWNWYQDNHINLLTGEKAIKIDREEKKVITDKGKTIEYDELILATGSSAFILPIPGSELEGVIGFRTIDDTEKMMETAKHYKKAVVIGGGLLGLEAARGLIDRGMEVHVVHLLPTLMEQQLDAAAANLLRKDLEAQGMKFLMEKQTAEIYGDNRVKGLKFTDGTNIECDLVVMAVGIRPNVAIAREAGLEVNRAILVNDHMVTSDPSIFAVGECAEHNGIAYGLVAPLYEQGMALAECITGGNGKGYQGSILSTQLKVAGCDLFSGGKIHEDENTEAIIVHDQFAKVYKKILVTENKIVGIVLYGDASDGNRLFNMLKKQADISEYISSSVLSKSGQDSEEDLVASMSADDTVCGCNGVTKGTIVHSILEQGLTTFEEVKGCTKAGGSCGKCKPMVESILAHTLGDSFDASIQKTGMCSCTTLTRDEVVAQIKEKQLKSPKEVRMVLEFSSEEGCSKCRPALNYYMRMLFPEEYEDDKASRFVNEKMEGNIQKDGTFSIIPRMYGGTTTAEDLVKIGEVAKKYNVPLVKITGASRIGLYGVKKEDVPHVWEELGMRSGYAYSKSLRNVKSCVGSRFCRFGTQDSLGLGIKLEQAIEMVDTPHKMKMGVTGCPRNCAEVLTKDFGVICVENGYQLYIGGNGGTEVRECDSLTTVKTEEEVITMAKAYVQYYRENANYGERTAPWVERMGVDTVKETLLNVENVEQFVSRFEKAKTTYEEAWSSVLNDQTKREMYEVIKG, encoded by the coding sequence ATGAAAAAGCAATTAGTTATGATTGGAAACGGAATGGCGGGAGTACGGACAATTGAAGAGATATTGAAGCGGAATGCTGATCTTTTTGAAATCACGATTATTGGAGATGAACCTTATCCAAACTATAATCGCATTATGCTTTCAAATGTTTTACAAGGGAAAACAACTGTAAATGATATTAATATAAACGACTGGAATTGGTATCAAGACAATCATATTAATTTATTAACAGGTGAAAAAGCGATCAAGATTGATAGAGAAGAGAAAAAGGTAATTACTGATAAAGGGAAAACGATTGAATATGATGAACTTATCCTAGCAACAGGATCTAGTGCCTTTATTTTACCGATACCTGGAAGTGAGTTAGAAGGTGTAATTGGTTTCAGAACGATTGATGATACGGAAAAAATGATGGAAACAGCAAAACATTATAAAAAAGCGGTTGTTATCGGTGGAGGTTTATTAGGACTAGAAGCAGCAAGAGGGTTAATTGACCGTGGAATGGAAGTTCATGTTGTTCATTTATTGCCAACTTTAATGGAGCAACAGTTAGATGCTGCTGCAGCAAATCTTCTTAGAAAAGATTTAGAAGCACAAGGTATGAAGTTCTTAATGGAAAAGCAGACAGCCGAAATATATGGAGACAATCGTGTGAAGGGATTAAAATTTACAGATGGTACTAACATTGAGTGTGATCTTGTTGTGATGGCCGTAGGAATTCGACCAAATGTGGCGATTGCCCGTGAGGCAGGATTAGAAGTGAATCGTGCTATTCTTGTAAATGATCATATGGTAACATCTGATCCATCTATCTTTGCAGTAGGAGAGTGTGCGGAACATAATGGAATTGCTTATGGATTAGTTGCTCCTTTATATGAACAAGGAATGGCACTTGCGGAATGCATTACAGGAGGAAATGGAAAAGGATACCAAGGATCGATTCTTTCTACTCAATTGAAAGTTGCGGGCTGTGACTTATTCTCAGGGGGGAAAATTCATGAAGATGAGAATACAGAAGCCATTATTGTCCATGACCAATTTGCAAAAGTATATAAAAAGATTTTAGTAACAGAAAACAAAATTGTTGGGATTGTCTTATATGGAGATGCTTCAGATGGCAATCGTCTCTTTAATATGCTGAAAAAACAAGCGGATATTAGTGAATATATAAGCTCATCTGTTTTAAGTAAGAGTGGTCAGGACTCAGAAGAAGATTTAGTAGCAAGTATGAGTGCAGATGATACAGTGTGCGGCTGTAATGGGGTAACAAAAGGTACGATTGTCCATTCTATCTTAGAGCAAGGATTGACTACTTTTGAAGAAGTGAAGGGATGTACAAAAGCTGGTGGATCTTGTGGGAAATGTAAACCAATGGTCGAAAGTATTTTAGCACATACGCTTGGTGACAGTTTCGATGCTTCTATTCAAAAAACAGGCATGTGCAGTTGTACAACACTAACTCGTGATGAAGTAGTAGCACAAATAAAAGAAAAGCAACTTAAGTCTCCAAAAGAAGTAAGAATGGTGCTTGAATTTTCAAGTGAGGAAGGCTGTTCTAAATGTCGTCCAGCACTAAACTATTATATGCGCATGCTGTTCCCAGAAGAGTATGAGGATGATAAAGCATCAAGATTTGTAAATGAAAAAATGGAAGGGAACATTCAAAAAGACGGTACATTCTCTATTATTCCTCGTATGTATGGGGGAACAACCACTGCAGAAGATTTAGTGAAAATAGGAGAAGTAGCGAAAAAATATAATGTGCCATTAGTAAAAATTACAGGTGCGAGTCGTATCGGATTATATGGTGTAAAGAAAGAGGACGTACCACATGTATGGGAAGAGTTAGGGATGCGTTCTGGTTATGCCTATTCTAAATCCCTTCGTAACGTAAAATCATGTGTTGGTTCAAGATTTTGCCGCTTTGGAACACAGGATTCACTCGGACTTGGTATTAAATTGGAACAAGCAATTGAAATGGTCGATACTCCACATAAAATGAAGATGGGGGTAACGGGCTGTCCACGAAACTGTGCAGAAGTACTTACAAAAGACTTTGGCGTGATATGTGTAGAAAATGGCTATCAATTATATATTGGTGGAAATGGTGGAACTGAAGTTCGCGAATGTGATAGCTTAACTACAGTGAAAACGGAAGAAGAAGTCATTACGATGGCGAAGGCTTATGTTCAATATTACAGAGAAAATGCTAATTATGGAGAAAGAACAGCTCCTTGGGTGGAACGTATGGGAGTTGATACAGTTAAAGAAACATTATTAAACGTAGAAAATGTTGAACAGTTTGTAAGTAGATTCGAAAAAGCAAAAACAACATACGAAGAAGCTTGGTCTTCTGTCCTAAACGATCAGACGAAGAGAGAAATGTATGAAGTGATAAAAGGATAA
- the nirD gene encoding nitrite reductase small subunit NirD, whose product MTATLEWNKIMKLADLPKQIGKEVHLKGKSIALFHLSNGDVRAIANSCPHQNGPLAEGIVSGEFVFCPLHDWKISLVTGEVQKPDNGCVEVYETQIKDDYIYIMV is encoded by the coding sequence ATGACGGCAACTTTAGAGTGGAATAAGATTATGAAACTAGCTGATTTACCTAAACAAATTGGTAAAGAGGTTCATTTAAAAGGAAAATCAATTGCTTTGTTTCATCTTTCAAATGGAGATGTTAGAGCCATTGCAAACAGCTGTCCCCATCAAAATGGGCCGTTGGCAGAAGGAATTGTATCAGGCGAATTTGTCTTCTGTCCATTGCATGATTGGAAAATTTCTTTAGTCACAGGCGAAGTTCAAAAACCAGATAATGGCTGTGTCGAGGTTTATGAAACACAAATAAAAGATGACTATATTTATATAATGGTGTAA
- the cobA gene encoding uroporphyrinogen-III C-methyltransferase codes for MNTNKGYVAFVGAGPGDIGLITNKGIECLKKADVVLYDRLANPRLLRFTSKDCTFIYCGKLPNNHIMRQEKINETLVEEALKGKYVVRLKGGDPSVFGRVGEEAEAITKYDISFEIVPGVTSSIAASAYAGIPVTHRDYSTSFTIRTGHACKKNEAAIHHEPKQEAIGDTIAYYMGVKGLPGICENLLAQGKSSDTKVAVIEWATLGKQRVVEGTLKTIVEMVKEAELGNPALTIIGDVVQLRSSIAWFEKKAFYQRKLLIAKSSSEESLLERYFSKNGAEAYAFPTLKAIAHSYTTEELQLIVNAERLIFASAEGVEFVFSQLFKADYDLRDLPRQIEHLSDKTRKGLEKRGIRSIKASYDKRSAIFIGNERTIEKQIFSDNLLALPSHTIQIDERFHEVNKRLLTEDCWETVIFPNKQSVDLFLQEWRKFSERNPMELSFAAIGQSVKEYAAKQGFKHIDEQVQQELDNQDWKREC; via the coding sequence ATGAATACGAACAAGGGGTATGTAGCATTTGTCGGAGCAGGACCTGGGGATATTGGATTAATTACAAATAAGGGGATAGAGTGTTTAAAAAAAGCAGATGTTGTATTGTATGATCGCCTTGCGAATCCACGATTATTACGTTTTACAAGCAAGGATTGTACGTTTATCTATTGTGGGAAGCTACCAAACAATCACATTATGCGACAAGAAAAGATTAATGAAACATTAGTGGAAGAAGCGTTAAAAGGAAAATATGTTGTCCGGTTAAAAGGGGGAGATCCTTCTGTTTTTGGAAGAGTAGGAGAAGAAGCAGAAGCTATTACAAAATATGATATTTCTTTTGAAATAGTACCGGGTGTGACATCAAGCATTGCAGCTAGTGCTTATGCAGGCATTCCAGTAACGCACCGAGATTATAGTACTAGTTTTACGATTCGAACAGGGCATGCTTGTAAGAAAAATGAGGCTGCCATTCATCATGAACCTAAGCAAGAAGCAATAGGAGATACTATTGCCTATTATATGGGGGTGAAAGGTTTACCGGGAATTTGTGAGAATTTATTAGCACAAGGTAAGTCTAGCGATACCAAAGTAGCTGTTATTGAGTGGGCAACTCTAGGAAAACAACGAGTAGTCGAGGGGACCTTAAAAACAATTGTAGAAATGGTAAAGGAAGCGGAGCTTGGGAATCCAGCCTTAACGATAATCGGTGACGTTGTACAGCTAAGATCGTCTATTGCTTGGTTCGAGAAAAAAGCCTTTTATCAAAGGAAATTATTAATTGCCAAAAGCTCATCAGAAGAAAGTTTGCTAGAAAGATATTTTTCCAAAAATGGCGCGGAAGCTTATGCCTTCCCTACTTTAAAAGCTATCGCGCACTCTTACACAACCGAGGAATTACAATTGATAGTAAATGCAGAAAGACTGATTTTTGCTTCTGCAGAAGGAGTGGAATTCGTGTTTTCCCAGTTGTTTAAGGCAGATTATGACTTGCGTGATCTCCCTAGACAGATAGAACACTTATCTGATAAAACGCGTAAGGGATTGGAGAAAAGGGGAATTCGCAGCATAAAGGCATCTTATGACAAAAGAAGTGCTATTTTTATAGGAAATGAGCGAACAATTGAAAAACAAATATTTTCAGATAATCTACTAGCATTACCTAGTCATACTATTCAAATAGATGAACGCTTTCATGAAGTAAATAAACGCTTATTGACAGAAGATTGTTGGGAAACGGTTATTTTTCCAAATAAACAATCTGTGGATTTATTTTTACAAGAATGGCGTAAATTTAGTGAACGGAATCCAATGGAACTTTCCTTTGCAGCAATCGGCCAATCTGTGAAGGAGTATGCTGCTAAGCAGGGGTTTAAGCATATAGATGAGCAGGTCCAACAAGAACTAGATAACCAGGATTGGAAGCGTGAATGCTAA
- a CDS encoding sirohydrochlorin chelatase, protein MLMDAVVYIGHGSRIMEGNNQFIAFIEEVKKEINISVQEIAFLELASPSIDETMEKIIMAGAREILVVPVLLFAAAHFKRDIPEELLAVKERFPEVSFYVSKPFDLHPKMIDLVLKRIEEKRLKNDGAILLVGRGSSDPEPIGKLKEISKHVQQKLDCPVYPAFLTAGQPGFIDELEKLQLEYNKIYVVPYLLFTGRLLKRMESKIENSEKEVILCHPLKYDCFMKEVLVEKMEEQLMSLVKECLA, encoded by the coding sequence ATGCTAATGGATGCAGTTGTATATATAGGTCATGGTAGCCGCATAATGGAAGGAAATAATCAATTCATAGCATTTATCGAAGAAGTAAAAAAAGAAATCAATATATCCGTACAAGAAATTGCTTTTTTAGAACTGGCATCACCATCGATTGATGAAACAATGGAAAAAATAATCATGGCTGGAGCAAGGGAGATTCTCGTTGTACCTGTTCTTTTGTTTGCAGCAGCCCATTTCAAAAGAGATATACCAGAAGAATTACTGGCAGTGAAAGAAAGATTTCCAGAAGTCAGCTTTTATGTTTCAAAGCCATTTGATCTCCATCCGAAAATGATCGACTTAGTTCTGAAAAGAATAGAAGAAAAACGATTGAAAAATGATGGGGCAATTCTATTAGTGGGAAGAGGCAGTAGTGATCCAGAACCAATTGGGAAGCTTAAGGAAATAAGCAAGCATGTCCAGCAAAAATTAGATTGCCCTGTATATCCAGCTTTTTTAACAGCAGGCCAGCCTGGGTTTATTGATGAATTGGAAAAGCTTCAATTGGAATATAACAAGATTTATGTTGTTCCGTATTTACTTTTTACGGGAAGATTATTAAAAAGAATGGAGAGCAAAATTGAAAACAGTGAAAAAGAAGTTATACTTTGTCATCCATTAAAGTACGATTGCTTCATGAAGGAAGTATTGGTAGAAAAAATGGAAGAGCAATTAATGAGTCTTGTAAAGGAATGCTTGGCTTAA
- a CDS encoding formate/nitrite transporter family protein, whose translation MKEVITAFSNTALMKRNALNTSKKKYLVGSMLAGFFVGLGIILIFTIGGLLGATGFAGTKIIMGVSFGIALSLVIMAGADLFTGNNMVMTIGMLENKVTWKDTGKVWGYSYIGNFIGSIIVALLFSYSGLAVGGVAEFITNGAAAKMNAPFMELLIRGILCNILVCLAVWCSVKLKDETAKLIMIFWCLFAFITSGFEHSVANMTLLSIALIIPHPETVSIGGMFANLLPVTIGNIIGGAIFVGAAYWYHISEKTQAVVKSFKKEA comes from the coding sequence ATGAAAGAAGTTATTACTGCATTTAGTAATACGGCATTAATGAAAAGGAATGCTTTAAATACAAGTAAAAAGAAGTATTTAGTTGGTTCTATGCTTGCTGGTTTTTTTGTTGGGTTAGGAATTATTCTTATTTTTACAATTGGTGGGTTACTCGGCGCAACTGGATTTGCAGGCACGAAAATTATAATGGGAGTTTCATTTGGGATTGCATTAAGTTTAGTTATTATGGCAGGCGCTGACTTATTTACTGGTAATAATATGGTGATGACAATTGGCATGCTAGAGAATAAAGTTACCTGGAAAGATACCGGCAAAGTATGGGGATATAGTTATATTGGCAACTTTATTGGTTCTATTATAGTAGCGTTATTATTTAGTTATTCAGGTTTGGCTGTTGGAGGAGTAGCTGAATTTATAACTAACGGAGCGGCAGCGAAAATGAATGCTCCTTTTATGGAATTACTGATCCGTGGAATTCTTTGTAATATTCTCGTTTGTTTAGCAGTTTGGTGTTCTGTAAAATTAAAGGATGAAACAGCAAAATTAATTATGATTTTTTGGTGTCTCTTCGCTTTTATTACGTCAGGATTTGAACATAGTGTCGCAAATATGACGTTATTGTCTATTGCACTTATCATTCCTCACCCTGAAACAGTATCTATTGGTGGCATGTTTGCAAATTTATTGCCAGTGACCATTGGGAATATTATCGGTGGAGCTATTTTTGTAGGAGCTGCCTATTGGTATCATATTTCGGAGAAGACACAAGCAGTTGTTAAATCTTTTAAAAAAGAAGCTTAA
- a CDS encoding SLAP domain-containing protein produces MQQLQFESSWDKQLAPQDRRNIEKIFQETKSLNSTSVIFSPIREAINHKDALLVSVLVHNFTKNQLLFNQTRLQYRLKGKVVAEQAFTFPDLVIPPHVSMPWTFIFPKENYQTHTSYKDGLLELS; encoded by the coding sequence ATGCAGCAATTACAATTTGAATCTTCCTGGGATAAACAACTGGCACCTCAGGATCGACGAAATATAGAAAAAATCTTTCAAGAGACTAAAAGTTTAAACAGCACGAGTGTCATCTTCTCCCCTATTCGAGAAGCGATTAATCATAAAGATGCCTTGCTTGTGTCTGTATTAGTTCATAATTTTACGAAAAACCAACTATTATTTAATCAAACTAGATTGCAATATAGATTAAAAGGAAAGGTCGTTGCAGAACAGGCCTTCACATTCCCTGATCTCGTCATCCCCCCTCATGTAAGTATGCCTTGGACGTTTATTTTTCCAAAAGAGAATTATCAAACTCATACTTCTTATAAGGATGGACTGTTAGAACTGAGCTAG
- a CDS encoding metal-dependent hydrolase, with the protein MNGTSHAVIGSATGFIVANAVQSTPSETLLFVSLGAVSGLIPDLDIDGKLRGKITLPHQMIQLSAQVIGIMMILYSIFEKTAGERWIGVGIGILILFIASLIKRKHMLTITGIAVLMGGISVEERWIILLGIYIMIASFTSHRSYTHSILGVVYFGIIAADLETSLGINGLFYTCIGGYISHLLADLKILPFNKRGVKLFLPLSSKEL; encoded by the coding sequence TTGAATGGAACATCACACGCTGTAATTGGATCAGCGACAGGATTTATTGTTGCTAATGCGGTGCAATCCACACCATCAGAGACACTCTTATTCGTCTCTTTAGGGGCGGTTTCTGGATTAATTCCCGATCTTGACATTGACGGGAAGCTTCGTGGGAAAATTACTTTACCCCACCAAATGATTCAACTGTCTGCACAAGTCATTGGAATAATGATGATCCTATATAGTATCTTTGAAAAGACGGCAGGAGAGAGGTGGATAGGTGTCGGAATTGGTATATTGATTTTATTTATTGCCTCTTTGATTAAACGAAAACATATGTTAACAATTACTGGTATCGCTGTTCTGATGGGCGGAATATCTGTAGAAGAGCGATGGATTATTCTTCTAGGAATCTATATTATGATTGCCTCATTTACCTCTCATCGAAGTTATACGCATTCTATTTTAGGCGTTGTTTACTTTGGAATAATTGCCGCAGATTTAGAGACTTCGCTTGGGATTAACGGATTGTTCTACACTTGTATTGGAGGATACATCAGTCATCTACTAGCAGATTTAAAAATACTACCATTTAATAAACGCGGAGTTAAACTGTTCTTACCATTATCATCGAAAGAATTATAA